One genomic region from Hoeflea algicola encodes:
- a CDS encoding accessory factor UbiK family protein — MTSGPNRFLDELAKLMTDAAGATQGLRREAETAMRSQLERLMNSMDLVKREEYEAVRDMAVKAREENDALSARLAALEAKLDGKPSADDVATAKPAATKRAPRKKT, encoded by the coding sequence ATGACCAGCGGACCGAACCGATTTCTCGACGAACTCGCCAAGCTGATGACCGATGCGGCGGGCGCCACCCAGGGTTTGCGCCGCGAAGCTGAAACCGCCATGCGCAGCCAGCTCGAACGGCTGATGAACTCGATGGATCTGGTCAAGCGTGAGGAATATGAGGCGGTTCGCGACATGGCAGTCAAGGCGCGCGAGGAAAACGACGCGCTTTCCGCCCGTCTCGCGGCGCTTGAAGCGAAGCTCGACGGAAAACCGTCCGCTGACGATGTTGCAACGGCAAAGCCGGCTGCGACCAAGCGGGCGCCACGCAAGAAGACCTGA
- a CDS encoding rhodanese-like domain-containing protein produces the protein MSQIHGQSTLLSAELAAIAAELTIDGVRKPPARAISGLMIAGSVWRHPFGAERWANEFRGRVVAVYCVHGHEVSQAVCGVLKEQGVEAVVLTGGFEAWKDAGLVVEPVEATDA, from the coding sequence ATGTCACAAATTCATGGTCAATCCACTTTATTGTCCGCCGAACTAGCCGCAATCGCCGCGGAACTGACCATCGACGGTGTCAGGAAACCGCCGGCGCGGGCGATCTCCGGGCTGATGATTGCCGGCTCTGTCTGGCGACATCCGTTTGGTGCAGAGCGATGGGCCAACGAATTCAGGGGCAGGGTAGTGGCAGTCTATTGCGTTCACGGGCACGAGGTGAGCCAGGCGGTGTGCGGGGTCCTCAAAGAGCAGGGTGTAGAAGCCGTTGTCCTGACAGGCGGTTTTGAAGCCTGGAAGGATGCGGGTCTGGTGGTTGAGCCGGTGGAAGCCACCGATGCGTGA
- the chrA gene encoding chromate efflux transporter: MREDKSSQPSYGEMFRVFGRIGLLSFGGPAGQIALMHRELVEIRPWLDEPRFLHALNFCMLLPGPEAMQLATYSGWLMRGIKGGLLAGLLFVLPGFAVIIALSALYFRHGDLPVVAGILFGLKAAVLAIVVEALVKVSRRALKSRFAWALAISALVAIAFLKLPFPLIVLGAGVIGISRSAVRRDASSVVVIDQDDTGPLAGQTLRTLLVWGLIWLAPLALLSYLPGVPEAFAAMGWFFSKAAIVTFGGAYAVLAYVGQQAVEVHGWLMPGDMLAGLGLAETTPGPLILVLVFVGFLGGAREAGLEPLVGGLMGGAVALFFTFVPCFLWIFIGAPHIERLRSVQWLSAGLSAITAAVVGVIANLAVWFALHVLFGSVVETRLGALTLPVVDPASLDLAALAIALGAGVALLRFHANLFVVLGGATLAGVAATLLA; this comes from the coding sequence ATGCGTGAGGATAAGAGCTCACAGCCCTCCTACGGTGAAATGTTTCGCGTCTTCGGGCGCATTGGTCTGTTGTCGTTCGGCGGTCCTGCCGGCCAGATCGCGCTGATGCACCGGGAACTGGTCGAAATCAGGCCATGGCTGGATGAGCCACGGTTCCTGCACGCGCTTAATTTCTGCATGCTGCTGCCGGGCCCGGAGGCGATGCAGCTTGCCACCTATTCGGGCTGGCTGATGCGCGGCATAAAAGGCGGCTTGCTTGCCGGGCTGTTGTTCGTGTTGCCGGGCTTTGCCGTCATCATTGCGTTGTCGGCGCTCTATTTTCGCCATGGCGACCTGCCGGTGGTGGCAGGCATTCTGTTTGGTCTCAAGGCGGCGGTGCTGGCCATTGTCGTCGAGGCACTTGTGAAAGTATCCCGGCGGGCACTGAAATCGCGCTTCGCCTGGGCGCTGGCGATCTCGGCCTTGGTCGCCATTGCATTTTTGAAGCTGCCGTTTCCGCTGATCGTGCTTGGCGCCGGGGTGATCGGTATTAGCCGCTCGGCTGTGCGACGTGATGCGTCCTCGGTCGTTGTGATCGACCAGGATGATACCGGTCCGCTGGCCGGTCAGACGCTCCGCACATTGCTGGTCTGGGGGCTGATCTGGCTTGCACCGCTGGCGTTGCTTTCGTACCTGCCTGGCGTGCCCGAGGCCTTTGCCGCCATGGGCTGGTTCTTCTCCAAGGCGGCGATCGTTACCTTTGGCGGCGCCTATGCCGTGTTGGCCTATGTCGGCCAGCAGGCGGTCGAGGTGCATGGCTGGCTGATGCCGGGCGACATGCTGGCGGGGCTGGGGCTGGCGGAAACCACACCCGGGCCGCTGATCCTCGTGCTGGTGTTTGTCGGTTTTCTTGGCGGCGCGCGGGAAGCGGGCCTCGAGCCGCTTGTTGGCGGGTTGATGGGCGGGGCGGTGGCGTTGTTTTTCACCTTCGTGCCGTGTTTTTTATGGATCTTCATCGGTGCGCCGCATATCGAGCGGTTGCGCTCGGTGCAGTGGCTGTCAGCCGGCCTGTCGGCGATTACCGCGGCGGTGGTCGGGGTGATCGCTAACCTGGCGGTCTGGTTTGCGCTTCACGTGCTGTTCGGGTCGGTGGTGGAGACCAGGCTGGGGGCGTTGACTCTGCCTGTTGTCGATCCGGCAAGCCTTGATCTGGCCGCACTGGCAATCGCGCTCGGAGCGGGCGTGGCGCTGTTGCGCTTTCACGCCAATCTGTTTGTCGTGCTGGGTGGCGCCACGCTTGCCGGCGTGGCGGCGACGTTGCTTGCCTGA
- a CDS encoding 50S ribosomal protein L25/general stress protein Ctc: protein MSKVAYELKAEARERVGKGSARELRRNGLIPAVIYGDKQEPVSIALSRKDVTLKIHAGGFMTTLATIVVDGKKYSVLPKDYQLDPVRDFLMHVDFLRISKNTRVTVEIPVHFQNEEASPGLKRGGVLNVVRHTVECQCPANAIPDSIIVDLTGLEIGDGIHISHVKLAEGVEPTITDRDFTIATIASPAGLKSDDNAATDEAEGEAEGETEE, encoded by the coding sequence ATGAGCAAAGTTGCATATGAGCTTAAGGCCGAGGCGCGCGAACGGGTTGGTAAGGGGTCCGCCCGTGAACTTCGCCGCAACGGTTTGATTCCCGCTGTCATCTATGGTGACAAGCAAGAGCCGGTTTCCATCGCGCTCTCGCGCAAGGATGTTACCCTGAAGATCCATGCTGGTGGCTTCATGACCACGCTGGCCACCATCGTGGTCGACGGCAAGAAGTACAGCGTCCTGCCCAAGGACTACCAGCTTGACCCGGTACGTGACTTCCTGATGCACGTGGATTTCCTGCGCATCTCGAAGAACACCCGCGTGACCGTCGAAATCCCGGTTCACTTCCAGAACGAAGAAGCATCGCCCGGCCTCAAGCGCGGCGGCGTTCTCAACGTTGTGCGCCACACGGTCGAGTGCCAGTGCCCTGCCAATGCGATCCCCGATTCGATCATCGTCGATCTCACCGGTCTGGAAATCGGCGACGGCATTCACATCTCGCATGTGAAGCTGGCCGAAGGTGTTGAGCCGACGATCACCGATCGCGACTTTACCATCGCCACCATCGCATCACCTGCAGGCCTCAAGAGCGACGACAACGCCGCCACCGATGAAGCCGAAGGCGAAGCTGAAGGCGAAACCGAAGAATAA
- a CDS encoding M24 family metallopeptidase gives MALHFEQDEYAGRLDKLTASMKAEKLDAMLLFSQESMYWLTGYDTFGFCFFQCLVVKADGTMTLLTRSADLRQARHTSNIERIVVWTDRTNADPALDLKNLLSDLDLLGERIGVEYDTHGLTGANCRKLDNQLQSFAELVDASYLVSRLRLIKSPAEIAYVRRAAELADAALDAALPLIKPGADEADILAAMQAAVFAGGGDYPANEFIIGSGEDALLCRYKAGRRKLDASDQLTLEWAGVYAHYHAAMMRTVIIGEPTPRHVELYEACREALDSIAAILKPGTSFGDIFDAHAEVMDNRGLTRHRLNACGYSVGARFTPSWMEHQMFHAGNPLQIAPNMTLFVHMIIMDSEAGAAMTLGQTFLTTEAEPESLSAKPLGLIIAPQ, from the coding sequence ATGGCCCTGCATTTTGAACAGGACGAATACGCCGGCCGTCTGGACAAGCTGACCGCCAGCATGAAGGCTGAAAAGCTCGATGCCATGCTGCTGTTCTCTCAGGAAAGCATGTACTGGCTGACCGGCTACGACACTTTCGGCTTCTGCTTTTTCCAATGCCTGGTGGTCAAGGCCGACGGCACCATGACGTTGTTGACCCGCTCCGCCGACCTGCGCCAGGCACGACACACATCCAACATCGAACGAATCGTGGTCTGGACCGACCGGACCAACGCCGACCCGGCGCTGGACTTGAAGAACCTCCTGTCGGATCTCGATCTGCTGGGCGAACGCATCGGTGTAGAATACGACACCCACGGCCTGACCGGCGCCAATTGCCGCAAACTGGACAACCAGCTGCAGAGCTTCGCTGAACTGGTCGATGCGTCCTATCTGGTCAGCCGCCTGCGGTTGATCAAAAGCCCGGCAGAGATTGCCTATGTCCGCCGCGCCGCTGAACTCGCCGACGCTGCCCTTGATGCCGCGCTACCGCTGATCAAGCCCGGCGCCGACGAGGCAGACATTCTGGCCGCCATGCAGGCCGCAGTGTTCGCAGGCGGCGGCGATTATCCTGCCAACGAATTCATCATCGGCTCGGGCGAAGACGCGCTTCTGTGCCGCTACAAGGCCGGACGGCGCAAGCTTGATGCCAGCGACCAGTTGACGCTCGAATGGGCCGGCGTCTATGCCCACTACCACGCCGCCATGATGCGCACCGTCATTATCGGCGAGCCGACGCCGCGCCACGTCGAACTCTATGAGGCCTGCCGCGAAGCGCTCGACAGCATCGCCGCAATCCTCAAGCCCGGAACCAGCTTTGGCGATATCTTCGACGCCCATGCCGAGGTGATGGACAATCGCGGCCTGACACGGCACCGGCTCAATGCCTGCGGTTATTCGGTGGGCGCGCGGTTTACCCCGAGCTGGATGGAGCACCAGATGTTCCATGCCGGCAATCCGCTGCAAATTGCGCCCAACATGACGCTGTTCGTGCACATGATCATCATGGATTCGGAAGCCGGCGCCGCCATGACGCTGGGCCAGACCTTCCTGACCACCGAGGCCGAACCCGAATCGCTTTCGGCTAAACCGCTGGGCCTGATCATTGCACCGCAGTAA
- a CDS encoding AraC family transcriptional regulator — translation MTIPDLARRVDEFIGSSTDTLMGRATDIVGLYVHRQTQPSRFEAVVYNPVICLNLQGCKEVTIGDRSVISGTGESLIVSHDLPVMARVIEASPQHPYLAIIIGLDIAILRSLVEDVGTALAEQRQPKPLAASAAEPALVAAVGRYFALANNPVEAKVMAP, via the coding sequence ATGACGATACCCGACCTGGCCCGACGCGTGGATGAATTCATCGGCAGCAGCACTGATACCCTTATGGGGCGCGCGACCGACATCGTCGGCCTCTATGTTCATCGCCAGACCCAGCCGAGCCGGTTTGAAGCCGTGGTTTACAATCCGGTGATCTGCCTGAACCTGCAAGGCTGCAAGGAAGTGACGATCGGCGACCGATCGGTGATATCGGGTACCGGCGAGTCCCTGATTGTCAGCCATGACCTGCCAGTCATGGCGCGGGTTATCGAAGCCAGCCCGCAGCACCCATATCTGGCAATCATCATCGGGCTGGATATCGCGATCCTGCGCAGCCTCGTCGAGGACGTCGGAACCGCGCTCGCCGAGCAGCGCCAACCCAAACCGCTTGCCGCAAGCGCCGCCGAGCCAGCTCTTGTCGCGGCGGTTGGACGCTACTTCGCCCTCGCAAATAATCCTGTCGAAGCCAAGGTAATGGCCCCCTGA
- a CDS encoding SDR family NAD(P)-dependent oxidoreductase gives MTHPIALITGGSRGLGRNAALHLARQGAGIIITYLSRAEEAAAAVKDIEALGGTAAALQLDTGDLAQFAGFAEQLAQTLKNLWGRDRFDFLVNNVGMGIHAAFTDTTEEQFDTLMNVHLKGVFFITQRLLPLLEDGGRILNVSTGLARFSTPGFAAYAAMKGAIEVLTRYQARELGPRGIAVNVIAPGAIETDFGGGAVRDNPDANAFVAGNTAMGRVGLPDDIGEAIASMLLGGSQWMTAQRIEVSGGMYL, from the coding sequence ATGACCCACCCAATCGCACTTATCACCGGCGGCAGCCGTGGCCTGGGCCGCAACGCCGCACTTCATCTTGCCCGACAGGGCGCAGGCATCATCATCACTTATCTGTCGCGCGCGGAAGAGGCTGCCGCCGCTGTAAAGGATATCGAAGCCCTTGGCGGGACGGCCGCCGCCCTGCAGCTTGATACCGGAGACCTGGCCCAATTTGCAGGTTTCGCCGAGCAGCTTGCGCAAACACTGAAGAATCTGTGGGGGCGGGATCGGTTCGACTTTCTGGTCAACAATGTCGGCATGGGTATCCATGCCGCTTTTACCGATACCACCGAAGAGCAATTCGACACGCTGATGAATGTCCATCTCAAGGGCGTGTTCTTTATCACCCAGCGGTTGCTGCCGCTGCTCGAAGATGGCGGTCGCATTCTCAATGTCTCCACCGGTCTTGCGCGATTTAGCACGCCGGGATTTGCCGCCTATGCCGCGATGAAGGGCGCAATCGAGGTTCTGACCCGCTATCAGGCCAGGGAACTGGGCCCACGCGGCATTGCCGTCAACGTTATTGCGCCGGGCGCCATTGAAACCGATTTCGGCGGCGGCGCGGTTCGCGACAATCCCGATGCCAATGCCTTTGTCGCCGGCAACACGGCAATGGGGCGGGTCGGTCTGCCCGACGATATTGGCGAGGCGATCGCCAGCATGCTGCTTGGCGGCAGCCAATGGATGACGGCGCAGCGGATCGAGGTGTCGGGCGGAATGTACCTCTAG
- a CDS encoding ribose-phosphate pyrophosphokinase, with amino-acid sequence MKVFAGNSNRRLAESICNYLNVPLGKASVRRFADQEIFVEIQENVRGEDVFVVQSTSYPANDHLMELLIMIDAFRRASARRITAVLPYFGYARQDRKPGPRAPISAKLVANLITEAGADRVLTLDLHAGQIQGFFDIPTDNLFAIPLLSRDVKENYPNSSLMVVSPDVGGVVRARALAKRLDALLAIVDKRRDRPGESEVMNIIGDVAGKNCLLIDDIVDSGGTLCNAAEALLGNGAISVTAYITHGVLSGGAVARVTSSKLKELVITDSIQPTQDIQSAHNIRVISTASLMGEAINRTAAEQSVSSLFD; translated from the coding sequence ATGAAGGTTTTCGCAGGAAACTCGAACCGACGTTTGGCGGAATCCATTTGCAATTATCTCAATGTGCCGCTCGGCAAGGCAAGCGTCAGACGCTTCGCCGATCAGGAGATCTTTGTCGAGATTCAGGAAAATGTGCGCGGCGAGGATGTCTTCGTTGTTCAGTCGACGTCCTACCCCGCCAATGACCACCTGATGGAACTGCTGATCATGATCGACGCCTTCCGGCGCGCCTCGGCACGGCGGATCACGGCGGTTCTGCCCTATTTCGGCTATGCCCGCCAGGACCGCAAACCCGGTCCCCGCGCACCGATCTCTGCCAAGCTGGTTGCCAATCTGATCACCGAGGCCGGCGCCGACCGCGTACTGACGCTCGATCTTCACGCTGGTCAGATCCAGGGTTTTTTCGATATCCCGACCGACAATCTGTTTGCCATTCCGTTGCTGTCGCGCGACGTCAAGGAAAACTATCCGAACTCGAGCCTGATGGTGGTTTCCCCCGATGTCGGCGGCGTGGTGCGTGCACGCGCGCTCGCCAAGCGGCTGGATGCGCTGCTGGCCATTGTCGACAAACGCCGCGATCGGCCGGGTGAGTCGGAAGTCATGAACATCATCGGCGACGTGGCCGGCAAGAATTGTCTGCTGATCGACGATATTGTCGATTCCGGCGGCACGCTGTGCAACGCCGCCGAAGCGCTTCTGGGCAATGGCGCGATTTCGGTCACGGCCTACATCACCCATGGCGTATTGTCTGGCGGCGCAGTGGCCCGTGTCACCTCCTCCAAGCTCAAGGAACTGGTGATCACCGACTCGATCCAGCCGACTCAGGACATCCAGTCGGCCCACAATATCCGGGTCATCTCGACGGCGTCGCTGATGGGTGAGGCAATCAACCGCACCGCCGCCGAACAATCGGTCTCCAGCCTGTTCGACTGA
- a CDS encoding class I SAM-dependent methyltransferase, whose translation MTHYAQNMTPLAQKIVRIIEEGGPLRISDYFALCLADPEHGYYQAREPFGRSGDFITAPEISQLFGEMIGVFLVHAWQAQASPKNVRIVEIGPGRGTLMSDALRVISRLAPELFATATIHMVETSERLRDVQRQTLVRIKDRISWHTAFEEIPDGFTLMVANELFDAIPIHQFVKTAEGFRERVVGLDDTGQLAFGLGAGGFDPSLLPVEEHAVPEGETFELAPARSAVMQAVATKIARDGGTALILDYGHLVTSFGDTLQAVYRHEYDPPLTRPGKADLTSHVDFQALAEAALASGAHVHRPISQGELLVGLGLVERAGALGAGRDSLTQAAIRDAVNRLAGEGEGRMGALFKALAISGAPVRITPFDRNAT comes from the coding sequence ATGACACACTATGCACAAAACATGACACCGCTTGCACAGAAAATCGTCCGCATCATCGAGGAGGGTGGCCCCTTGCGGATTTCCGACTATTTCGCACTGTGCCTGGCTGACCCCGAACACGGCTATTATCAGGCCCGCGAACCCTTCGGCCGTTCCGGCGATTTCATCACCGCCCCGGAAATCTCGCAATTGTTCGGGGAAATGATCGGCGTGTTTCTGGTCCACGCCTGGCAAGCGCAGGCAAGCCCAAAAAATGTTCGCATCGTCGAGATCGGCCCAGGTCGAGGCACGCTGATGTCAGATGCGCTCAGGGTGATTTCACGGCTTGCGCCGGAGCTGTTCGCCACCGCGACCATTCACATGGTCGAGACCAGCGAGCGGTTGCGCGATGTCCAGCGCCAGACGCTGGTGCGCATCAAGGACCGGATTTCCTGGCACACGGCGTTCGAAGAGATCCCCGACGGCTTCACCTTGATGGTTGCCAATGAGCTGTTTGACGCCATCCCGATCCACCAGTTCGTCAAGACCGCCGAGGGCTTCCGCGAGCGCGTGGTCGGGCTTGACGATACCGGTCAGCTGGCCTTCGGATTGGGCGCCGGCGGGTTTGACCCCAGCCTGTTGCCAGTCGAGGAACACGCCGTTCCCGAGGGGGAAACCTTCGAACTGGCACCAGCGCGATCAGCAGTCATGCAGGCGGTGGCAACCAAGATCGCACGCGATGGCGGCACGGCGCTGATCCTCGATTATGGCCACCTTGTCACCTCCTTTGGCGATACCTTGCAGGCCGTCTACCGGCACGAATACGACCCACCTCTGACGCGACCCGGCAAAGCCGATCTGACCAGCCACGTGGATTTTCAGGCACTCGCCGAGGCGGCCCTTGCCTCTGGCGCGCATGTGCACCGGCCGATAAGCCAGGGCGAACTTCTCGTCGGACTGGGGCTGGTGGAGCGCGCAGGCGCGCTCGGGGCCGGCCGCGACAGCTTGACCCAGGCGGCGATCCGCGATGCGGTCAACCGCCTTGCCGGCGAAGGCGAAGGCCGAATGGGCGCGCTTTTCAAGGCCTTGGCGATCAGTGGCGCGCCGGTCCGGATTACCCCCTTTGACCGCAATGCGACCTGA
- the lgt gene encoding prolipoprotein diacylglyceryl transferase produces MSFPDIDPVIFALGPVKIRWYGLAYVAGILLGWRYARRLAANDRLWPGGRSPITPLDLDDFLVWATVGIVAGGRIGYILFYDMAAVAANPLRALEIWNGGMSFHGGVLGTLVAMILFARSRNIPVFSLFDVVCAVVPTGLFFGRIANFINSELWGRLTDVPWAFVFPTGGPFSRHPTQLYEAGLEGLLLLAVLALLIYRRQALKSPGLIAGWFLIGYAMARIVVEFFREPDAHIGYLAGGWLTMGMVLSLPMIAVGLWAVVTAKSRATARPGV; encoded by the coding sequence ATGAGCTTCCCGGATATCGACCCGGTAATCTTTGCGCTCGGCCCGGTAAAGATCCGCTGGTATGGTCTGGCCTATGTGGCCGGCATCCTGCTTGGTTGGCGTTATGCCAGGCGGCTAGCCGCCAATGACCGGCTCTGGCCCGGTGGCCGTTCACCGATCACGCCGCTCGATCTCGACGATTTCCTGGTCTGGGCAACGGTCGGCATCGTTGCGGGTGGGCGCATCGGCTATATTCTGTTCTACGACATGGCAGCCGTTGCCGCCAATCCGCTGCGGGCGCTGGAAATCTGGAACGGCGGCATGTCATTCCACGGTGGCGTGCTGGGAACGCTGGTGGCCATGATCCTGTTTGCACGCAGCCGCAATATTCCCGTTTTCAGCCTGTTCGACGTGGTCTGCGCGGTGGTTCCCACCGGACTGTTTTTCGGCCGGATCGCCAATTTCATCAATTCAGAATTGTGGGGACGCCTGACCGACGTGCCCTGGGCTTTCGTGTTCCCCACCGGTGGTCCGTTTTCGCGCCACCCTACCCAGCTTTACGAGGCAGGTCTCGAAGGCCTGCTGCTGCTGGCGGTACTGGCGCTGCTGATCTATCGGCGGCAAGCGCTGAAATCGCCCGGACTGATCGCCGGCTGGTTCCTGATCGGTTACGCCATGGCGCGCATCGTGGTCGAATTCTTCCGGGAACCCGACGCCCATATCGGCTATCTCGCGGGCGGCTGGTTAACCATGGGCATGGTGCTTTCATTGCCGATGATCGCCGTTGGCTTGTGGGCCGTCGTCACCGCCAAATCCCGCGCAACCGCCCGGCCAGGCGTTTGA
- the pgeF gene encoding peptidoglycan editing factor PgeF: MTVDRHGPDPVRSAVLDETSADGRIAHGFFSRAGGVSEGIYRGLNVGLGSNDNQNHVAENRARICNWFGLGSDRLVSVHQIHSPTVHVATAENRAERPKADGIVTQTPGLVLGVLTADCGPVLFCDAEAGVIGAAHAGWRGAFDGVVENTVLAMEHLGAVRSRISAVLGPSISQANYEVGPEFVDRFLDRDPAHDRYFIPSDTPDHAMFDLRQLTLDRMRSVGLNAAMLPQCTYADEQAWYSYRRATHCNEPDYGRQISAIAIKEDAHGPAF; this comes from the coding sequence ATGACGGTTGACCGCCACGGACCCGACCCGGTCCGGAGTGCAGTTCTGGACGAGACCTCCGCCGATGGCCGCATTGCCCACGGGTTTTTCAGCCGTGCCGGAGGCGTGTCGGAAGGGATCTACCGTGGCCTCAATGTCGGACTCGGTTCAAACGACAATCAGAACCATGTGGCGGAAAACCGCGCCCGGATTTGCAACTGGTTCGGCCTCGGGTCTGACCGGCTGGTGAGCGTTCACCAGATCCATTCCCCCACGGTTCATGTCGCCACTGCGGAAAATCGCGCCGAGCGGCCCAAGGCCGATGGTATTGTCACCCAAACGCCCGGCCTGGTGCTGGGCGTACTGACCGCCGATTGCGGGCCGGTGCTGTTTTGCGATGCCGAGGCCGGCGTGATCGGCGCTGCCCATGCGGGCTGGCGCGGCGCGTTTGACGGCGTGGTCGAAAACACAGTCCTGGCCATGGAGCACCTTGGCGCCGTCCGCAGCCGCATCTCCGCGGTGCTCGGCCCCTCGATCAGCCAGGCCAATTACGAGGTCGGTCCCGAATTTGTCGACCGCTTTCTCGACCGGGATCCGGCGCATGATCGCTATTTCATTCCGTCCGACACCCCCGATCACGCCATGTTCGACCTCAGGCAACTGACGCTCGACCGGATGCGCTCGGTCGGGCTGAACGCAGCCATGCTGCCCCAGTGCACCTATGCCGACGAACAGGCGTGGTATTCCTATCGCCGCGCCACCCATTGCAACGAACCCGATTACGGACGACAAATTTCCGCCATCGCCATCAAGGAGGACGCCCATGGCCCTGCATTTTGA
- the pth gene encoding aminoacyl-tRNA hydrolase, translated as MLLIAGLGNPGSQYARNRHNVGFMAADAIARRHSFSGFSKKFRGEIAEGTLAGEKVLLLKPMTFMNLSGDSVGEAMRFYKLAPSDIIVIHDELDLAPGKLKLKTGGGNGGHNGLKSIDAHCGKDYKRLRIGIGHPGHKDRVSPYVLGDFAKSDMEWLEPLLDAIADNAELLARGDDAGFLNKLALATGSAAPKPAKPAKQPVKPDVAAETKPKPAAKSHIHQARQGKPSLPASGPMAEMLRKLLGGNK; from the coding sequence ATGCTGCTTATCGCGGGACTTGGAAATCCGGGCTCTCAATACGCTAGAAACCGGCACAATGTCGGCTTCATGGCGGCGGACGCAATTGCCCGCCGCCATTCGTTTTCCGGGTTTTCGAAAAAATTCCGGGGTGAAATCGCCGAAGGCACACTTGCCGGCGAGAAAGTCCTGCTGCTCAAGCCGATGACCTTCATGAACCTGTCGGGCGACAGCGTTGGCGAAGCCATGCGGTTCTACAAGCTCGCCCCTTCCGACATCATCGTCATCCATGACGAACTCGATCTGGCGCCCGGCAAGCTCAAGCTCAAGACAGGCGGTGGCAATGGTGGTCATAACGGGCTCAAATCAATCGATGCCCATTGCGGCAAGGACTACAAGCGGCTCCGGATCGGCATCGGCCATCCCGGACACAAGGACCGTGTCAGCCCTTATGTGCTGGGCGATTTCGCCAAGTCGGACATGGAATGGCTGGAGCCGTTGCTGGACGCAATTGCCGACAACGCCGAATTGCTGGCGCGCGGCGATGATGCAGGTTTTCTCAACAAGCTGGCGCTGGCCACCGGTTCGGCAGCGCCGAAACCCGCCAAGCCGGCCAAACAACCGGTCAAGCCCGACGTCGCTGCCGAAACAAAGCCCAAGCCAGCGGCCAAATCGCACATCCATCAGGCGCGACAGGGCAAGCCCTCCTTGCCCGCATCGGGACCGATGGCAGAAATGCTGAGAAAATTGCTGGGCGGCAACAAGTAG
- a CDS encoding helix-turn-helix domain-containing protein, with protein MANHGGMLRQLMQRDSHASRISRAIGRIQTDYHVPLAVAGLADEAGMSPSSFHQHFKQITGTTPLQYQKDLRLMEARRLIAMDGHSVSSAAYEVGYESATQFSREYARKFGSPPRNDVFRPGIAL; from the coding sequence ATGGCCAATCATGGCGGCATGCTCCGGCAACTGATGCAGCGCGACAGCCATGCCAGCCGGATATCGCGCGCCATTGGCAGGATCCAGACCGATTACCACGTCCCCCTGGCCGTGGCCGGACTTGCCGATGAAGCTGGCATGAGTCCGTCATCGTTCCATCAGCATTTCAAGCAGATCACCGGAACCACCCCGCTCCAGTACCAGAAGGATCTGCGGTTGATGGAGGCGCGTCGGCTGATCGCCATGGACGGGCATTCGGTGTCTTCCGCCGCCTATGAGGTGGGCTATGAGAGCGCCACCCAATTCAGCCGGGAATACGCAAGAAAATTCGGCAGCCCTCCCCGCAACGATGTCTTTCGCCCCGGCATCGCGCTATAG